The Tenebrio molitor chromosome 5, icTenMoli1.1, whole genome shotgun sequence genome segment TGGCGGCGGTAAGGGACAGTCACTGCAAATTGTCGAAAGGCCTGACGGCACAGTACTGACCAATATCATAAAAACGCCCCCAGGTCTTAAACCTCCAAATTCGGAAGACATAATCAACGCGGCAGAATTAGAAAATCCTCCTCTTCCCTCGAAGCAAGATATTGACTTTGGACCCAATATTCGCAACATCCATCAAACTGCtattaacataataaaactTCAAGAAATCGCGAAAAAGAATGGCAAGTTAAGTCCGGCAGAAGAAACGTTGtatcaaaaaaatatggaagcTCTGAACTCGTCGGCTAGAAATTTAGCCCAACTTCAAGAACAATCTGATGAATTCAGTTACGAGAACCGGGAAGGGTTAACAGAATGGTTCGAGCGTAAAAAATCcagcaaaaaagaaaaagacaagaaaaaaaaggaagaagaagaaaaaaagaaagaggaAGAGGAGCGGAAAAAGGAAGAGGAGAAAAAGAAAGAGGAGCAGAGAAAAGCAGAAGAAGAAGAGCAACGGAAAAAGGAGAAAGAGAAGGAACAGGAAAATAAAGAGAAAGAAGAGGAAGAAaacgaagaagaagaagagaacGAAGATAATGAGGGAATTTCTATTGGTCTGCCACCTGCTGACGCGTCTGTTGCCGAAGCCAAACCTGTTGGACTAGCTGTTGCGGGTAATTTTCCCGATACGAAATGACCCTaaactaaaatattttcttaggTGAAGGAGGAGTTGCTGCGAGTAAACCTATCGCGACCGCCGTCGTGGGACCGGGAGGTCTTGCTATAGCTCGTCCTGTGGGTACCGCCATCGCAGGAGTGGCTCCTGACCAAGCCTTAGTTCCTATTTACGCCGAAGGCTACGTTGGAGGTACGAAACCCAAGAGGTACGGCACACCGAACAAAACAGACGCAGCCAGCGAACTTCTCAACAAAATAATTAGCAAATATCATCAGATTTAACATATTCCATTTAATGTATGGTTAATTAGCGAAAACAGCGCCGTGGTATGCATTAACGAACGTAtaacgtaataaaatatttttgtattgttgtgTATTTCTTTCGACGCATTTGTATTCGATAATGGAGAGCTTTATAGCTctgcaacaaaaattgttgacCTGATCTTGAACTTGAAACTAGCACCGGTATCAGAACTGTTAAATTCAGGTTTCTTATTTTAATGGGACCAGTTATACGGTCAGTGTATTTTCCATTAATAACCTACATCACCTACGGGTATGGCGCTTTTAGAATAACTGTGAAATAccgtattttttattgttttattataacAGGCGACATTAGTTTGCATATAAAATAGGAATACATGTTTTCTTATTACAGTTATTAGAGGACTTTCTCTGTAAGTACGATAAATTCGCGAGAGTAAATGAGTTTTTTctgaattaaaaacaaaaatatccaGGTAGTAAACGTAATTTAACTGACACTTGTGAGCACAGTAATCAATTACAGTTGCTTGTAAAGATTTTATGCTTGCAAAAAACCATTTCCCATATGCAGTGGCCATGGGGTTCACCGCTTATTcggaatattaaatgaaagtgCATAAGAGAGCTTGATAAATTAATGCAATCAAATACTACAACTGAATACTCATTGACATTAAAATCAATTTGCAACGATATCCACTGATGcaatttaaacaattaaatcgacattaaatattacaattaaaaaaataattgcttCAATTCAATCAATTTCGGAAACTGCaatatacctacatatttcaACAGTAGAGAACtgatcaaaaatttttttgtaaaagtttgtcattttcttgtttatttaataCGACAAATAGCTCAGTTTCCTCATATCTATTTTATGATTCATGCAAGGCCTAATAGCCACAATTCATCGAGCTTCTATTaggtattaaaatatttttgctgcgttcagttgttattttattgtagCTCACCGACAATTGCAGTTTGTTACAAAAAGCTTgattaaatcaaattaatttaataatgcaAAAGGGGTCTTCATTTGCGTACACAATAGTACAAGTTGTTTTCTGATTTGCAtctaaatatatgtatttgtatACCTTCCTATACGTATTTATCCCGAATTGTTGTGTAATGTCCAACTCCAAAACCATAAAAAACAGTCTTTAACTTTCTCTCGACAGGCTTTATAAATTACATTGTAATTCTTTATTTGGATCACTCCAGATGAGGTTTCATAATTCAGATGCTTACGAAAGTGCAGGATTATAAGAAAAGCAAtacaagtatttttttatgcaaGACACAGAATGGATTGTGCTTAAAAATAGGGCCTCTGATGAAAAATCAAGATAAAGATTAATCactcacaaataaaaacaactgTAAAGCAATTTAAGCACCGACAACCCGAGAAGAATACTAAACCGATTTTGGAATTGTTATGTCCAATGAGTAATGGCAAGGTCAATGTTCAATAAGTGCCTCGATAACGTTTGCAAAAGTGTCACGAAATataaaacgttaaaaaaatagcaGCTAAAATGAAACACTTTCAAGGTTTTTGCAAATCACTGTGACACTCACTGTGGTAAGTTTCAGATTAATACCAATGGAAATTTAGGTGCTGTGTCATAAAGATATAAGTGTCGGTAACAATGGCCCGGTTAATCCGTTACATAATTTCTCTGAAATTAACCACAAGTAGTGGATTTACGCTTGATCTCACTTTCTTACTCAAGTCAGATTAAAATCAGAATTTTAAATGTGCCCCTGCccacaattttatttagaattgtGATGAGTCAAAGTGTCACTCCTCTTAAATACCGATGGGCTTGTCAGAGTCGAAAAAGTTCCAGACACAACAAAATGACTTCACCGAAAGTCCTTAAATGGGTTGTCCATGCAGGTGCAGAGATGATTTATTAGgaataaatttgaaacaagTGTCATCCTGTTGTCAGTAGAGATGGGAGAGAAATTGTCCGCAATTTCATGAAATTGGAGTAGAGAGGAATGTTAATGCGTTTTTATATTTCACAacaataatgacaataatattACCTTTCTTGAGCTTTCAGAActattttaaatgacaatgACCACTTTAACACTTTCTTCTCGCAGTATTGTTAGTTTAACGCTGATAAATTAATGGACTGTGATTTAATTAGAGTCGACGAAACGCGAattggatttattttttacttacatATCAATCGAACCtgcaaaattaacaataatcaCCGTAACCATAAATTATCCGAACAGGATATACAGCATGTAAAagcattttttttcataataagCGCAATCCACAGGAAAAGGAAAGTAACCAAAACAGACTCATTCGGAAATGAGACTCGACTTTGCAAACGCTTTAGCAAAAAAATACCAACTATTACGACATAATTTTAAGTTGtttgtgtgtgtgtgttttaattaatttcaaaagcaaaaagAGTTTAGGTATAGTACAAGGAAACTGAAAAAAAGAAGAGgatgttaaattaattatggtagagttttttcagaaatttcagatgaataaaatgaaacgtcaCTAACGTCAGGCTGTaaggaaattttatttctacatcaaaatttaaaagtgtATTTATCCTATCGACTAATCTAAGACATTAGATAAGTATAGAatatgatcaacaaaaaagaaataaggggcggctatgaaCGACAAAATTTCGAAAACGTGTGGCGCAACTTAATAAACTATCACCtgccaattttgacatttatgtgaattttatttgataaatgGCTTTCACTCGAGAACACAAATTATATTCATGGCAGATCCCTATTTTCGAAATGGAAACGAAGTAAATGGTGACTGGGCTTACCATACAGAACCTTCATCACGGATGCTTGTATGAAGCTACGCCCTCCGTTTCCAGCAGTTTTGTTTTCCTAGCCGCcctttatcttttttttttgttgatcatgTTACATAAAATATGTAGTACCTACTTATGTGTATGTATTTAAGAACTAAAATTTAGAGAAATTGAATTACTCACTATAATGAAATGCAAATACttaatcaaacatttttccattttctactttagaaaaatcaaaaatttcttaatacaTACTTACATAGTTGTAACAAAAGTATATTTCTAAAATATCTAGAAACTAGTAGGTATTCTAGTGGTTCTAACTTTATTCCCAGTAAGCTGATGGTTTAAATTGCAATTAGACGGTTTTTAACCTCATCAAGGTTAATGAGTAGGTAGGTATCGCGAAAACGTTGGGTGGATTTAGGTCCTGACTCCTCGCTCGTTAATTTATTACCCGAATTTAAGTAACATCACTATACAAAAAAAGTACAGAATTTGGTACTGATGAGATGACTTTACATTTCTTTGTCTGGCTAGTcacgaattaaaaataaacgacaAAGCACACAGATATTCATCACATTTATATTCTGCATAATTTACGATAAAATTTCcatatttaatattataatgATTTGGAGtgataacaaacaaaacaaagaagaaACATTAAAATACGAAAGAAATAGCAttagtgcatttttttaaatcattttacaacgAAAATTATGTTGTgtatttagttttattttactgttAGAAATTAGTGATTTGTTGCTAAATCTTAACATAAAGCTAGCTGCGAAGTGACTTAGAATTTACTACAAAACTAATAAATAACATATATAATTTGCTTGTAATATACAGTGAGAGTGTAAAGTCGATTAAACTCGATTATTTCAAGCTATCAATGCCAATGTCAATGTCATATGTTGACATGTGGCCCAATTCGGAATTCCAACCTAAGCAAAAATATGGTGCCCCATTTAAGAAAATCACCGATGATgtagagtgaaaataaaaaacgatCGAAAATGACAGTGCTCTGAAAAGATCATTCAATTTTATCGAATTAGTTACAAACTTTATAGGTTATAATATGATTTAATATGTGAATgcgttattttaaaaaatcgaattatctatcttattttttacattttatattgagaaaattgttgatttaatttaaaaaacttaatgACTGAAGATAACTGTCTGCAAATgtagtaaattaaaaatttgcataTCCTTCCTTGTTTTTTCAACATTCTCATTAACTGTATTACATAATAATAGATATGGATCTAATACGACCctgcttcaaaaaatttatgtaaTGTGATTTcagttttgattttgtttatttttcattgttaATTAGTTAACGATCTCTtggaatttttgaatggaGTTTATTTATACACTTCCGTTCTTTTACCTTTAACTAATAGTAATTAagcaaaatatcaaatttatcATAAATATCTATAAGAGTAATTTTCAGTGTTGTtgtttcttgtttttcttATTGTAAAACATGCGGTTAACGCACTTTGAACGTTGAAAGTTTTGTCACTAATGACTgtataaaatgtgaaataacaacaattaataGGAGAGAATGATCGAAAGAAAGCGAAGCAAGAACAAATAATTGCGTATTTACAATTGAAAGTAAAAACTTGACAATGAACCTCTAAATTTTCGACAATGCCCCCATAACGAGATTCGCGCACGATCGGAATACAAACTGCTGATAACTTTAAAAATCTTTGTCGAGAATGACCAGCAAGTATGAAAAGAGACTATTTcacaaatgaataaaatatactTCGTGAGGTGCATTCGAGATGTTTGCACACTCAGGTATCACTTGGACAACGTCGAAGACACTTGGCATTGATGACTCCTCCCCTCCTTCGGGCATGTATAAGAGAGGTCGTTGGTCCTCCGAAGGAGTTATTACTTATCTATACTCTTGTGCACCAAGCTGTCTCAGTAGGTgagtatttttttccattcttCAGATTAGCGGGTCTATCGAACtcgtttttcgaaaaaaactaGATAAGGTAACAGTGAATAAATTCCTTCCATACTatccaaaattgaaatttattatctGATTgacttgtttgtttattttttttttaataacaaaggCTAGCTTTCgttaaatgttttgtaattttgtttaataatttaatttaaaacgtacattttcatttgttacatattctgttaattttatataattttttagaaacaaGGAAATTGGCTTCAATATTATGTTAACATGTGTAAACACAATGTTGTGTATTGTTTTTAGTTGAGGAAAGTTGTATATCCATATCCATTGTTTCTAGTATTATATAAGTATCCGTTGATGTTGATATTGGTTTAATTTAACGACATCCTCTGTGTAATCTACAAATTGTTTCCGTATAACggtttatatgtatttaaaactGTCTTGTGTCAATTAGAGTAATTACCTCCACTGTAGGTAATCATCATTCTTAAATACCCACCAACTCTAGAAGTGTCTCGatattttattctaaaaactgGTTGACAGTTGATGGAAGTGAGATGTCTTTTTTTGCCTGTCAATCTAATCTTAGCACTTCTGGGGCTAGCGACATGACATTTATTTAGGATATTCAATAAACTCGTGTATTTAATGCctgatttacattttttccagACAAAATGCTTTTTCACATAGCCTTGGTAATAGCAGTCGTGTGCTCTTCGCAAGGTTTGCCTCGTCCCGAGTCTCCGCAGGCGCCGTCCAGGACTGTTGAACCCAAACAAGTCCTTTATGTTCCTGAAAGACAACAATATCCACAGCACCAATATCCACAGCAACAATATCCATCCGAGCTGCAGTACGACTTATCGTTGCTAGATCCGCAATTTCAAATTCCTTCCTACAACTTTATCGGCGATAAGCAACATTTCCCaaggtacaattttttcaaactaAGTGTAGGTGCGTTTTATGACTAATTTTCTACTATTGATCACAACTGAATTAACCCAGTTTTTACAAACTGTTCTATACGCTGATACTATCACTAACCGTTCACGTTCTATTTGTCTGCAATACTTTATCTTCAAATACCAGTTCACCCCGTTTTTGTTTCATAATACAATAACAATGCAAAATCACTGTTCACTTAAGTTGAAGGTTTTGTTTTCTCTCTCTACATTTAAGCGCAGCACAAAAAATAGTCCAAGCAAGACATATGTAAATCTGGCGTtaagaaattcagaaaacaatgaaatgaaaaggtttattaaaagtacaaagaatagcttttttaagagaaattaaaaatttgttgtaacgATGTGACCGATAATtacagaaaatttaattatcttcaAACGATATAATTATTGTAAGAAATCAAATTTCTTGAATTAACACAAGGGTTTAAAAAACGCATTAGTTTTTTCCATTGCTTAAGTAGGACATATTGACAAAAAACTTAAGCTACCTTTCTTGTAATCAATTCAGAGTTAACGACTGAATTagactgataaaaaaaaacaaagtttacAAAACTAAACCTTTGATCAGGTCGATTTccagatttaataatttaataaataatatattttcttcACTCCTTGTGTAATATTAAGATCATCATAAGTCACATTTCGAATCAAATGTTGCAAACATCACCTTTAAACATTTGGACATTAAGTTActgtttacaaatttatagGATAAATACCAGATAATGCCAGTGAATGCcattttatttgacataaaaactattttccaataaattttgttttgaaattttaaatgacaaatctaaaaacatttaatttattaatattccCATGAATGAAAGTTGACAGTTGCATCAATAGTTAAATTAATATCGAGAAGGAGGTATTCGGAAATTTACTGCAACACTAAATACTAAATTAACTATTGGTCTCTTAAGTGAATGTAAACTTCTTTTGGgttgcttattttttaatgttcagCCGTTGGCATCCTAATTATTAgtgattaaaaattatatagacatttagaaaaattaaaaaggtgACAGTTATTTCCTGATCCTGATTCAATCACCTTTCACCTGATGTAATGTTAGACTTGTGGTCCTGTTGTTTTAAGTGGTCACTGgttaaaacacaaaaagtaaattttataaGAAGAGAAGCACAAGCATGAGGTACTTCCTTATTGTTATTTGATCGCCTTTCTCTTAGTGAAGTACATATTAGACTTGTTTTAATCGTTTTAAATAATCAGTGGTTAAAATAAGACAAGCAAATCTTACTGGAATAAggcattaattaaaaattatctaaaacacaaaatataatttagagTTTTATATTTCGTAGTCAAATTTAATTCATATTCCGCATGTATCGAAAATGAACAAAAGAGTAgtggccagtttatagaaagagaattaaatatttaattcgaattgaattttaatgcgcgattaacccatgaatccgcaacttcgattggttcaatctggtcacgtgttcagttaatctcgcatttgattacgattaacttaatttcccttctgtaaactggcccctaggtgttttaatttcttcattttgcaGGTTTTCAAATTATCTCTCTCTactcatttattaaaaattttaacaataacCATTctgcagaaatttttttacagtagtgttttctcaatttggttataggtcgtaaaattttatttatttggtaCTTCAAGTTAAAgtggcttataaatcctagtttaccactagcaggtaatattttcagcagggttgtattgtacattttgcatatttgcattgtacctCAAATGGCACGtgccgcttcccaaccttttcaaatccAACCATTGCGCctgttaatcgctcataatatgcaataaaattttacgacctacaacgaaATTGAGCAAACAGTAAAGACATcgattttttcgattttttttaactacttgtatatttaaagaaatacactttagacgttggaattatggAATAACTTTCTGCAAGTAACTTTCATGTGCAGAATTATAAAAAAGCGTTTTCTcttatagaaaataaaatatcattttatgacatttataTTATCATGTACACTAGTGATTTGTGTGGTAAGATTTTAAGAACGTACAAACAGTATTTTAGTATcgaagaatttaaatttagattaaagcTTTAATCTTAATCACCTCTGCTACAAAAAGTCTAACTGTAAAGCTGTACATCCATTTAAAATACCGTCCAAAGGTTAACCACCTACCATTTTCAATATTAGTGTCACGTGGAAGTATAAAACTTAAAACATGGATGATCTGTCACAGTCCAGAGATACGAATATATCTAATTTACTTTATACCTAATAAAACCTTGCACTTCTATCAATTTTCACAATCACAATAACTtgcaacataaaaataaattataatgtgTGGCCATCTACATTCAATAATTACACACAATCTTAATTAAAtctacaataattaaaatttgtaggtTGGAACCTAtgctaattaattataattaccaTTAATCGGTGTGTGGGAATTATGTAGTtaataacaaaattcaaaaagtatgaaagaaataaaaaacatttcatgttaacaaaaattgtaaGATCCGAAGCTGTTACGCtcattataatttttcttaacTGTGTCCTTTAAATTGTGTCAGGAAGCTGCATGTTTAATACCACACATTTCTTAGTCAAAGTTAATTTCGTTTTATTATTCCAAGGTTTACTAAAACAACATAATTACGTACACTACTGtactaaattaatttaattgcagAGTTCAGCCACAGATAGTGCTGTACCACGGAGGCGCCGCCCCTGGTCAGTCCTTCTTGTTGCAACCCGGTTCTCCACCGGGCAACTTTTTGGTTCCACAGCCCGGcccaaatgtcattttaagGGACGCTCCCGCACCCCCTCGACCATTATTTGTGGCGGGTTATCCCAAACCGGCACACATTCCTCCAATTGAAAAAGATGCTGAAGAAGTGCCCACAAACCCATCTAAAATTCCACCATTCACTCCTAAAGGTGCGTAACTGTTTTATTATGCGTCTTTCATAAATGGGTCACTGTCAACAACGCAAAAGTGTCAAATCGTCTATTCATATCGCGTGCCGAGTACAATGACACCGTTTTATGCAATAAGGTGTAGCACTGCGCCGGTGAATTTCACTCATTTGGAACGAACGTTAAATTATTACCTTGTAAACGAGACCATTGAgagtaataaca includes the following:
- the LOC138131671 gene encoding chromatin assembly factor 1 subunit A-like isoform X2 — encoded protein: MTIWVFLISTFAVVYCRPQINPQDPSAVDILQDTTSKVTIIPFYGGGKGQSLQIVERPDGTVLTNIIKTPPGLKPPNSEDIINAAELENPPLPSKQDIDFGPNIRNIHQTAINIIKLQEIAKKNGKLSPAEETLYQKNMEALNSSARNLAQLQEQSDEFSYENREGLTEWFERKKSSKKEKDKKKKEEEEKKKEEEERKKEEEKKKEEQRKAEEEEQRKKEKEKEQENKEKEEEENEEEEENEDNEGISIGLPPADASVAEAKPVGLAVAGEGGVAASKPIATAVVGPGGLAIARPVGTAIAGVAPDQALVPIYAEGYVGGTKPKRYGTPNKTDAASELLNKIISKYHQI